DNA from Branchiostoma lanceolatum isolate klBraLanc5 chromosome 9, klBraLanc5.hap2, whole genome shotgun sequence:
GGTACAGCATTAGACGGTAGAAATGGGTAGTAAAGTTCTTTCTACATACCGGTAACCAAAGGAGAGAGGTAGCAGACAGACTACCACAATATGCTAATGTGGCTGGGCACCTTAAACATTCTTCCTTACGCACTCATGCAAACCAAGATTTCCTTGTATGAAGAGCTTTATTACCATTGATTTACTAATCTGATGAAAAGCTATTCACaaataaagatgaaagaaaGCAAATGTCTTGAAGAAAGTCTGAGAAAAGTCAGTAGTTTGACCTAGCCCCTGTACCTGGCTGGTGTTGTGAAGCAGGTGGCCCTCATGTGGGTACACACAGTCTGAAACTTCCTCAGCATACAGGCGGACATACTTAGACCCAACAACCTGAAATCAAAGAAATCAGAATTGGCAGtgagtagagtgtttgccttacATTTGGAAGGTCATGAGTTTGATCCCCATCCGAGCCATTCCAAAGACTTAAAATGCTTCATACTGCTTTCTCCACTTAGCACTCAGAACACACTAACtattaccagtggactagctccctGCTGTAGTGGCCTTCTTTGGCCCGAGGGCCATAAAAACAGAGTTGTCCTATGCACAATCTGAGACTTTGACTTACTTTCTGCCAGCAAGTTGTCAGCAAACAACAAATATCACAAACAGAGTGCTGGTATCATCTATCTAATCCCTGTGTAagcaattcagcaccaaggacagcaccaaTCCTTTTCCTTGGCAGTCATGCAATTAAACTTGTTTCAAATTGTtaattcattcagacccttgtcgTGCCTACTTGCAGTGGCAcacaggtcagcaagtttctttgctgtttctatagcagggtatatttttacagggagaggttgctaaTCCTTCCCTTTAAACATGCCCTCCTGGAACATGGGACtcccattttatgtcctttccgaaagatgggtgcagcaccaACCGTGATGTCCTTTCCAGTATTGAATCATGGCCTCCCAGTTAGGATCTGATCGGTACCAGgagttcaactgtgaggctgctaccagctgacctacagggacatccccatGACCAGTGTTTTACCTGTGCCAGAAGGTTGTGTTGCGGATCGTGGTGCAGGGGTGAAACTGTGCCCTTGGGTCCGAACCAGGCGTTGATGACGATGTCATCCTCATCCCCGTCACCTAGGCAACAGTAGTCGGGGACGCGGATATCTTCCCGCAGCTCGGGAATCTGATCAAACAGTTGGTGCTGTGCCAGGTACCCAACATCAGCGGATTTCTGGAGAACGAAAATTGGGGCacacgtacatgtgtatgtacaaaatgtaattaccAGGGTAACAGGATGTCttctgggtgtcccctgcaaaaggagggcttctaatttctttgttttcttcgtgtagggcgtccagaagacaCCATGACACCCTGCTGGCTAAATAGCCTAGTAACCACAAGCTTACCAAATTTGGTATAAAAAATCACAACCAAGATCTACATTTCCATGTCATTACAGCCATTCATATTTACACCACACTAACATTGTTTTTCCCTCTGACCTGAACGATGTACTTGTCGATGAACTCGTCCACAGTCATGAGTGCCTGAGACCAGGTCTCCTCAGTGTACCTCCTGCCCAGCTCTACAGGAACAGTCCGACAGCCTGCTATCTGCCTAAGGTAGTCTAGGCTGGAGgagacacaacacaacagatgAGGAAAGTTTTCGTCAGTGTTGAAACGCACGAGGTTAGTACAGTCTCTTGGCTCCCGGGAATCAAACCAGGGACGCCAGCACACAAAaccaacgcacttaccactaaaggtccagaccagttagactaGTCAGTAAGTGGTGCTGTTATAATGCTGTCTGCTGTATACGGTTCCTTCAGCATATGGAGACAGCattgttcctacatgtacatgccactgGCTTCCAATTTGCCAAGAAACGTGAAAGATTTGATACTTTCCTATATGCAAGAACTCTATATATAGCTTATGATACCTTTTAACCTTACTTTTcgtctaactacatgtatacacaatttTCTTGACAAATTAGATAAAGAAGTGCTGAAGTCTCTTCAAAAATTTAAATGGAAGAGTAACGGTTGCAGTCACAGACTCACATCATCTATGGTACAAATTTACGACTGTATGAATGCTGTATTCAGTAAGACCACtggtgtagtacatgtatgttgtagacTAAGGGTTAAATCAAGCAAACTAAATCTCTGCTACAAACTGCACTTTAATTGATAGATCTATGCTTTGTTGGTTTTTATACCTCCATGGCCTGTGGTTCCTGGCAGGCCAGTGCTCCATGTTACTCTGTATGATGACAGGCTGTCGTTTCTGCATGTAGTTCAGCAGGAAGCTCTTCAGAGAGGGGCAGTGCACTCTGGGTACTTTCTTCTCCGAGTCAATGACAGGTAGGATGAGTGTCCTCGGCCGCTTTGGTACCTAACGTgtcattttttgaaaatatgggAATAGTATTATCATTTCTAgagaaattttagaaattccAGTAACACACTTTGATCATACCACAAAAATTTATAACAATAagataacaagctgctagggggcccaaacttacaccacttactccctaaaaattttgaagttccgTACTGTAGATAGCCACTGAGATGCCCATTATCgtacttgaccttcgtttccccgACTcctacccacttaccaaatatcatgatgacCAATCCACAgcctctcgagttatgctgctgAAGAGaaaacagacatacacacaagaCCTTTTGCAGTACGGTACCATAGGAAGCCTCCAAGAGGCCCAATattcaacttgaccttcctgATAAACTCAACACTTGGCTGAGCTGATACTTACTTGACTGGCGACGGCTGGTGTTGAGCATTGTTCCTGAGGTCGCTTGGTTGTCCCCCTAGCAGAGTTCTGCAGTACTGCCACCAGTCTAGTGAGGATGTTGTCCAACACGGGAGCCCCCATCAGGAGACCTAGGTCGCATGTCTTGATGGCATCCTGATCAGAGAGCAAGTAAATCTTTATTTTGTTGAAGTTGTCTGATTGTACATTTAGTCATCCATTAGGCTATGTTGATTCCATTACAGtatattgatgacatcctctggtaaccccaaaactgatgcatgcaaataaaaaaggTGCCTTCACTATGAAATGTAAGTGGTCAGGGAGGTTGTATAAATaactaaacacacaaagtaTGGTACACCGCACATACTCTTCTTTAACTTGGAAATTCGCCGACATTAGTGTCTGTTTTccgatatttttttgcaatttacggcatgtatttgctcattttgcagctgctttgtatcatttacagtatggtgaaAACCTGTTATTTTAGAAATGGAcagaaattgatgcgcgcgcagatgtcatccatgtaatcgaatcaacatggtcttactCAAATGACAAGTTCAAGGAAAAATTGTACACCACATGTTTGGCATGAATTGTGTCCAATATGTTAAAGACTGAAACCTTGTCTATTGTCTTACTGATTTCCGATTTGCACaacattgcagaaaatattGGTCACAATGCCATATTCCATGTACTAAGTACATGACCAActgatggcattcagcaccaaggacaaggaatGATATGCTACAGTGATATATTGTGATGAGGCATCATACAACTCATTCAAATGGATTGCATAGATCAGTGGAATCCCAGTGTACacgattcagcaccaaggacgtcaCCAATCCTTTTCCTGACCAATAGTTCGTTTAGACCATTGTCGTGCATAGTGGCACATatagtttccttgctgtgtcaGCAGCAGGGGTTAGTTTTAGTATATAgtaacagggaggggttgctagcccttcttcTTTAATGTGCCCGAGGCACCTCCCGAAACACCCCCTACATCctttccaaaagacaggtgcagccccaatcaaaatgcccttcccaggattgaactgggatCTCcgagttaccaactaattagaaccaggagctcaactgtgaggctgctaccaattgagctataTATAAGGCACATCCCTGCAATTAACTACAGAACAGCAATGATTGTTAGACTCAGCTCCGAAAAATTCAGATgtatctttctttgtttttcttcttttgagaaTACTCCAATAGCCTTATACATGCTAACCCTCCCAGGACATCATTGAAACAGCCCTAAGACACTAGAGACCTTATCAATAGCATTGTCCTAGCTGAGCCCATTCAAATCCTCCATTTAATTAAGTGCTGCATTCCTTTATAGTTACGCCTAGCAGTCTGCACTACCAAATTTGGCAGCAAAATTTATGGGAATATTTCATTCCTACAAAATTTATGTTAGGAAGCCACACTGCATCTAGTGTAATTGAAATTGAAACCATTTCCAGAAACATCTTTTACTGTAAGTATTCCTTTCTAGTTGATAGATTGCAACACcaatggccacaccaatttaatttcttggttaacagattttaaaaaaacaatttagcacgaggacatcattaaaacagaaggctggggtgaaaacttgcacctgaccctgttcactccctgaaactgtgcaccaaagtacaaactttcctctgagattctgttttcatgttgattttccaatctagcatttttttaaattccgttaaccaagaaattaaattggtatggcccaATGGTACCAGAATTTATAGGAATTCTACAGAATTTAAATTTCAAAGTCATATTGCAAGTGCAACTGGTGTAAAGGAATTTGAAAGCATTTCCATAAACCCATTCATCTTTGTTTAGATCCAATTGACTGCAAATGTAATATATAATTCATGTTTCAAAGCCACACAGTAACTGGTGTAATCAAATTTGAAACCATTTCCACCAACATTCTTTCCCTTTCTGGCTAAATCGCTATACCAAATTTGCAACAGATATGTAAGATTATAGGTATTCCATATCATTCATGTTTCAAAGCCACCAACTAGTCTGATGGAAGTTGAAACTATTTCCAGCAACTTTATTCACTATATCCATTTCTCCATTAGTTAAATCTGCTGTAACGCAATACCAAATTTGCAAccgatatgtaacgttaaacttCTTCCATATAATCTGTGTTTCAAAGTCACCAACTGGCGTAATGGAATTTGAAACCATTTCCAGCAACATTCTTTACCACATACATTCCTCTATGGTTAAATCTAATGGAATATAATACCAAATTTGTAACCAAGAGTTATAGGcacatatatatcatattacgtataattcaagtttcaaagcCACCAACTGGTGTAATAGATTTGAAGCAATTTCCAGGAACATTTTTCACCGTATCTTTACGTCATAACGTCCCATGATAGCCAGAGTTTTGCTTCTGTGTGGCTTAAGGTGCCATGGATTTTATTGATTGAGCCTGAATTATTCATAACAAGACCCGCTGAGACAGCGGGCCTGCCCGACCAATTCACATTCATCTTTGTTCTGGCTACCAAATGAACAACAACACTGGGAAATTGAGACTTGATTAAAACAGTGCTCACCACAGCAGGGGGAGTTTAGATTTGTGGGCAGAGAAGAGTTTATTATGTTGGTGTAATGGTGAAATAGAAGCGAGCATGAAAATATCACAGTGACAGTTTATTTTTCTTGGATCTTTGTTTGAAAAGTAACGGAATAAGAATGCTATAAGCGATTGTGTTCCCAACAGtcaagaagaaaaataagaagaaaaataagatttaagaagaaggaagaataataagaaagaagaagaagaacttacaGGACTTTTGTTATGCCAAAATATCTTACCAAATTTCTACACTTTTGAGGATCCATTGTATCCTAAGAAAAattattcaatgtaaaataTTATTGGCTTGGAGAAAATTTGCTGTGAGAAAGggttgtgtgaatgtgtttgAATATCAGCTTCTTATTTTACAATCACATTCACAACCAAAGAATACAGCACCTGAAAAGCAAATTAATAATAAATTTACAAATACCAGGCTATCATACCAGTACAGATCTTATTTCATTAAACCAAATCATATTTCAGCCAAACCATATATCAGTATAAAATATTAATAAGGGGACCTACAAGGATCTCACTCTTGTCAAAAGTCCTGAACATTAATTCTGATTTGAAATATAagacctgacttcggttgaacTTAGTCAGGCAACCGAACATAAAATCTGATTTGTACGGGACCAATTTGGTCCATTAAGCTACATCCAACTGGGACATCACTGCACTGAAATTGATTTTTATTGCATTCATTTACGTCGGGGGAAGATCGTAATCAAAGTCTCCAGGCAAAACCGATCATCATTTGTGCAGATGGACTCATATTTatatactggtacatgtataggtACTGTGGTTTACATCATAAATTACATGGCATATTCATCCATGCAACAATATTCATATATAGATTGTAATACTGATATTGATATAATCAGTTAAATATATATTGCCCTGACAtgcctgaggaaggtgacagatggccACTGATATgtcagttgaataaaacacttggttgtatgcaaagagtctttttattcagtgacttattCCAACCAGGCGAGACTATTAACGGAAATATTGATAGCAGTATTATCAATTATGTCTATGATATCTTGATACTTGTTTGTAGTAATAAACGTTATAATATTAGAGGTTTCCCTAATATTCTGGTGCAATCCTTGACCCTTTTCGTTGAGAAAAATGATAGTACACATGTATTGACATATCGATAACACGAGTCATTATTGGGAGAAATATCTATCACATGTGCCAGTAAGGGATTACATTCTTCACTttagatggtgacgtaaagttgGCAGCCCCGTGTATGCGTATATGAGGGAGTTTTAGGCATAAGCCTGAAGTGTCAAGCCTctgcaggtaaaagaacccaacacacttatcgagaagagtcaGGGCTGGAAGACCCAGTGTGCCTAACTCAAAATGCGAGCCGTAGCATATATATcttcttgaaaaagcatcaaacTCAATGGAGGATGACAAAATCAAGAAGTCACGTTATTACCATATGAATTAGAGCAAAGTGTTTTAAagataaaacaacaacatgcaaGGTctttaaaaaatatgcaaaaggCAAAAAGTTAATGGAATAAATACAGATGTGACATAAAGATAAACAGATATATATCAATTCGGtttcctttgttgttgttgttgttgtccttgtttaacgtctattatatcgctaaacgtggtctcttggtgctgtgttacgcttggttcataCGAGGCTAATGTCTCTCTAGGTGTTTAAATCTTGGTTTCCCTTTTACACATTGTATATACTTCACATCATTCAAAGGAAATGATAAATTGCATACAGATAATCTCACCATTGTATTAAATCGATCCCTCATCCCGTACTGACAGATGGCTTTAAACAACGATCCGAACGTGAACACTTCCCTCCAACAGATGTCCACGTCCTTCCAGTGTCCGGTGTTCAACTTCTCCCAACAGAAGTCTAAGACATTGGTGGCAAACCCCAGGCTTTCCTGAAATCTTCCTTGAAACAGTCTCTCGGCACTCTGGGCCAAAACGAAGAAAAAAGGCGCGCCTAGCTTACTCTTGTCCAGCGTCTCAAGATGTAGTGCCTTCTTACATCCAGGCACGACGCCTTGGAGTTCTTTTGGAAGACCAGTCGTCATCTCAAGTGGTGAAAAAAAGACggaaaagaaagagagaaacccGCCCAAACCTCACGCCTTCGCCATACTTcagtgttttgaaaatggcggCTTGTAGAAAATCTAAGGGAGAAACCATTCTTACTATAGGgttaaatatcattacaaaactATTATGTGTTATCTTTATCATACTTTAACATTAAGCATAGTAATTTATTGGCATTATTATTGATTTATATTATCGTTAAAAGCTGTATATGCGTTATttttttgtaatgtttgtacTTAATAATTAAAGAATGTCGGGATATTGCCAATAGAAAAGTGGTACCTTCtctttacctttgacctacaAAGAGCAGCTAGCTGCACGAGACAGCTGACAGGTTGGCAGAATTGTTTCCATATTTTTACGCCGATTGATTGACATTTGGAGCATTGTTATATGCCTAAGCAGATAGCTGCTGGAATACTGGTACGTTGGAGtcccatttttttctgtgattaTGTTTTTATGTGACGGCTCCGGAGAAAATATTGCTTATATAAAACTGTTCAGattttactttcactttcagctGTGTCTTTGCGCCGAAGagaaaatgctgaaaattgaaaatgttataAAGACATATCGATGATCTAGAAACTGGTGATCAAAATATTCACAGCGTTACTGCAGTCACCAGAATTACAGATTACAATGCAATATCAAATAGCAGGTAGCTATACTGGCATTGAAGTTGCATGCTGTACAATATTCCATATTGAAAGCGAAAGGAAATACTACTATTTTGCAGACATTTCTGCACGTAGATCATACAATACACATATTAAAGAGATAATGACCTTATTAGTAGAAAATACAATACTGCCTCGTGCTGCCATGTCTAGTATTACAAAGAGGCTGTTTAAAatttagattgattgattgattgatcacagtcgagctcctggttccaataagttgctAATTATAACTGGGAGACTCCGGTTCAAGTCCTTGGTTGGTGCagcacctgtctttcagaagcTTAGGAGGAGGAgatgcctcaagcacattaaagggaagggctagcaacccctccctataAGAACATACCCTGCTAATGAAACAGCGAGGAaagttgctgccctatgtgtcactaggcacttcaagggtctgaacaaatgaacaagcAGTATCAAACAAATGAACATATTTGATTGCATCACTGGCCAGGAAAATGATTggtgatgtccttggtgctgaatttctTACACAAGGATTCGGGGTTTCAAGATTCAGGGTTTCAAACGCCATTTCAATGGGTTGTATGATGCCTCATCACAATATATCACTGTGCAATATCATTCccaatgaatgaacaaataatGTATATTTGGCCTAATGAAttgcgctcctagtggccagccggtcctgtaaccgcgtgggggtcagtaacctccggccgagagcttgtgtaaatacaggctaatgTATATTATGACATAGTCGTTTCCTGGCAGGTGTTGCTAGTCAGCTGTGTGTTGATGCGGACCTACCTGTGGGCGGGGGCACGACGACTGTTCAGCGTGATGGCAGACACTACACCCTACACCTCAGGCACGCACTCCGCATGCTTCGTCACCGTGCCTGATGAGGAGGTGGGCAAGAAAATAGCCAGGTCAGTACACAGAGACTGGAGTGTCAACGCAACAGGTCTTTTGTTTGCATCTATGAGGAGTCAGAAAGtaatgcaagtggttttataacaagcccttttttttttcataaaatgagttgaaatttggcacgaAGGTTTTAACGACTTATTGAACATCACAGACAGTATGGCCACCAGAGAATAAGAAAGAGTAGCTACTAGTCTGATGAGGGAGTTGACTGTTGGATGTGTATTGGAAGTATGTTCTGCCTGTGCCAAATAAaagtatcaaacaaacaaaacaatcctATCAAAACTGACATTTGACTGTTACAGTGCTGATCAATGCAATTATAGATCCTTTTTCTTGCAATGCTCAGCTGATTGAAGTAtagttttcaaaatcttattaAAAATTTAACTGTGAGGTTACTAGAAAATTAAAGTATATCTATAGCCTGTTGATGGAGTTAAATGGCAAATAGGCAGAAGGATCCTGATTAGCAATATCATGAAGGTAAAGGtaatcccatagcctttttgaggccgtgaTAGCAGTGTAGTGTTagccactgtgtctagggcatggcattggaaggtggagcccatccctctccttccactgccttttacctccccaaccaaagtcaggtacccatttttacacctggatggagtgaagaaagtcgtgtaatttagttcctttcccaagagcacaacatcggtggcatgtcaggggagtaaaacccaggacctctgggttctgggccaaacaactGTTATGCCAACACAACACTGCAGTATCATACGTAGCCAAAAAATATCCATTTGTTCTGTTTCTAGGGGCCTGGTGCAAAACAAGCTGGCAGCCTGTGTCAACATCATACCTAAGATCATCTCTGTGTGAGTATCATCAGATTTAAGGTTAATGAGAAATGATCATCAGGACCATTAAGAAGTGTTTCTTTCTTCCCTTATACTTTTATAGATAGATTACCAAGAAAATAATTGCTCCCACATGCATATCATCTTAAGTTAATAAATGAGAAAGAAAAGTACTGTATTGAGGTAAAGcggttgaacctcagactgaggagaaagcatggtgctttttcgTTCGCtaatagtgcaatgcggcttcatgCACTGCGGCTCCTATATTCttcaagtgtgttgggttctcttACTGTAGTACTACCACTAAGAAAAGTTAGAAGAGATTTTTTCAATGAGGAAATGTCTTGTGTCATTCTATCCTCAGCTATGAGTGGGAGGGAAAGGTGGAGGAAGATGGAGAACTGCTACTGGTGGGTAACAAGAGTTTTCTCACCTTGTAAAGCATTATCAATGGTAAAAAAACTTTTTGATTTACAACAAACATTTCAGGTTTACTTGAATATAAGATAGGCCCTATGTCTCCTGCTTTTTACAGATGATCAAGACTAGGACAAGCAAGGTGGCAGCATTGACAGATTTTGTGAGGTGAGCCATCTACATTAGTATGTACAGAATTTATCCCTTTAAATCACAgtatatatgtttgtttttcacaTCCTTTGTTTTGACTTCTTATCAAGAATCCTGCTCCCCTTTCAGAAAGAACCACCCATACGATGTTCCTGAGGTCATCAGCACCAAGGTGAAAAAATGTTCTTTTACAATTTGTATTGTAGCTTGAACAGTTTGTGGTTCAGTGAACAGTTGAATAGATACCTCAGTTCCACATTAGATTGGCATTAACTATTCTCCAAGAAGAAGCTTTGGTCGAGTGGGGAAGGAGTGTCCAGGATTTTCTACGTTCCTCTTCCTTCGAACGTAAAAAATcctggacactcctaccccactcgaccgaggcctcttctgcttggagaataggcatTAACTGATCAGGACACTTGCTGTTAAGTTTATCTAGTGGAACGTTACAATAGGAAATGATTATTCTTTCCTCTTCATTCCCAGCTTGACCAAGGGAACCCTGCCTACATGAAGTGGCTGGGTGAAACTGTACCTGACAACTAGACCACCTGTGTTGCACCACCTGCAGCTGTTTTACAGCACCTGTTTTCAGCTTTGGGAGAGTGCAAAATGTTGCTTATGTATTGTAGTGGAGATTCTCTTGTGTTGACTTCTATATGTAAGGTGCTTTATAATTACATGCTGACAGCTACAAAGGCCATACTCTTTGTTAACATTTGGTATGATACCTACTTGGTTTTCTAGAAAGCTTATGGTACAAATATACCATTGGAACGAATAAATGATACTCAACAGCAACACTGTTTTGAATATCGTAGGTTCTAGTATTCTAAAGATTTGATCCTCTTCAATTTGACTGATTTGTTTGTCTTCAATCAACAATTTCTTGTAAAAATGACCAGATTGGGTCTCTAACATTGTCTGAGAAAACTGTGGTTGACAAAGTGAAATGACATCATAGTTGTCCTGGTGTGAAGAAATCAAATTGTGCATGGCTGCTTTTCCAAACTTTTCATTGTTGAACTTAAGAAAAAGAGAGAATGCTGAATGCATCTGCCTTAGAAAAATTACTTTTTCCTTCAATAATACATAACTATGCAAACATCTACTCCTGGTTTTTTTTTGCTATGAATAGCTACTGTAACACTGAATTGTTAACAAATTGGCAGCAAGTATTTCAAAAGCATTCAAAGATTTCAAAGTATTCTCCAGTCATTCATACACAAGACactcagagatggcagactctTTCACCCATACTACTTTGCAACCCTTGATTTTCACCAGAGAAAAATGTGAgacaacaaatatttcatatAATAATTTATCTTTATTGCTtatacaataataataatgtagCTTCTGATTTCCTGGATATTCCAGACAATTTCTGTATCATTACAACAATCATCACACTTTCCTTCAATACACCACATTACTCCCAACAGCAACAATTTGCTCCATTCTACAGTAGTAACTTCATATGTCATTGCTGCCCCCTTGTGGCCTATCTCCCAACTGCAGCTGACAACTTCTGTTCTAGATACTCCTTCCACGACTCTTCAGTTGCCAGCTTCATGGAGTTCCACTCAAAGTGAGGGATCttacaataaaacaaacaaaaaaataattacACACTTATAATGCAAATATCACATACTTTTACAAGCTTTGCAAGAGTCACATATTTTGTGCCGAAAAATCTACCCCATCACATTGAACAGAGCTCAATGATCATTCTGCGAATGTTGACTGATCACTAAACGTCGACTGATCACCAAAAATCATGCCATGATCAAGAGAATACAAGCATCTGCTGAAAATGTAACTTAGAGCTCGCAGAATCATCAGCTGACAGTCTATTAAAGCCAGTGTCttgaaattgatattgaattgagaaatgtaaaaagaaatgaaataaagggTTATGTTCCTAAAGAGAACAATGTTTACCTGAACTACAGTGTATCCCAGGATCTCTAGGTGGCGCTTCCGCATGGCCACGTGCCCTAGCAGATGCTGGGAGTTCCTACAGAAGTCACGTGCATCCTGGTAGTCAACAGCAACCCTGGACAGGGGAAATGCAACAAAAATTAGCAAAGATGACAATGTTTCCATCTTAACATTCTCCAAGAGTGTGGTACTGAAGAAACAACCCAACAGCTGAAAGCCAAAGGGTGATCCAACCATCgtgagggctgggaccgagggtgatgcagaatacaccgtgttttATTCTATtgatgtcatacccacccgagaaaacacatatttcaatgcggtaatcaaattttcaacagtgaCGCAAGCAGCACATGCAAAGTGTGTTTGAATCATTCTTTGGAAGCCTTTTGTAATACATCTTCAAAGCCCATGCAATACCGTAAAATACGGACTGGCAcaaaacacccgtatcaaacgttatcC
Protein-coding regions in this window:
- the LOC136442516 gene encoding protein CutA homolog isoform X2; amino-acid sequence: MRTYLWAGARRLFSVMADTTPYTSGTHSACFVTVPDEEVGKKIARGLVQNKLAACVNIIPKIISVYEWEGKVEEDGELLLMIKTRTSKVAALTDFVRKNHPYDVPEVISTKLDQGNPAYMKWLGETVPDN
- the LOC136442515 gene encoding lysine-specific demethylase 8-like yields the protein MTTGLPKELQGVVPGCKKALHLETLDKSKLGAPFFFVLAQSAERLFQGRFQESLGFATNVLDFCWEKLNTGHWKDVDICWREVFTFGSLFKAICQYGMRDRFNTMDAIKTCDLGLLMGAPVLDNILTRLVAVLQNSARGTTKRPQEQCSTPAVASQVPKRPRTLILPVIDSEKKVPRVHCPSLKSFLLNYMQKRQPVIIQSNMEHWPARNHRPWSLDYLRQIAGCRTVPVELGRRYTEETWSQALMTVDEFIDKYIVQKSADVGYLAQHQLFDQIPELREDIRVPDYCCLGDGDEDDIVINAWFGPKGTVSPLHHDPQHNLLAQVVGSKYVRLYAEEVSDCVYPHEGHLLHNTSQVDVENPDLQQFPRFNSAPYLECTLEPGEMLYIPPRYWHYVRSLDVSFSVSFWWS
- the LOC136442516 gene encoding protein CutA homolog isoform X1, whose product is MPKQIAAGILVLLVSCVLMRTYLWAGARRLFSVMADTTPYTSGTHSACFVTVPDEEVGKKIARGLVQNKLAACVNIIPKIISVYEWEGKVEEDGELLLMIKTRTSKVAALTDFVRKNHPYDVPEVISTKLDQGNPAYMKWLGETVPDN